Genomic DNA from Flavobacterium sp. N502540:
GATTTTGACTTTTCCTGTGAGTTCAGCTTTTAATAATTGAAGGTTAACCTCAGGATCAATTCTGAAGAGTTCAGTGAATTTTTTGGCTGAATTAAGCTGGAAAAGGTCAAGCAGGTTTTTCATTACTATTTCCTTTTCAATTTTAAGCTGGTTTCTGAGGTTATTTGTGCTTGTCCATCTTTCTTTTGAAATGGCTTGGCCGGTTGACATTAAAATTTGTTTGTCATTGTAGCTCAAACGGGCATAGATTGGAGATTCGCCGTTCTTGTTTACTTTGTCGGATTTCTGGTAAAAAATTACTTTTAACATGTTATCTAGTTTTAAAATTAATAATCAAATTGAATTAAAAATTTTAAGAGAGCCCATTGACAGCAGGGAATTCCCAGGGAATTCTTTTGCTTTAGTTACCATTTTGTGAGAAAAAAGATTCAAAAAAAGAGGGGGTAACTAATAGGGTAACCATTCTTTGATAAAACATGTGCTTTTTGAAAAGTGTGTAAAAAAGAAAAAGCCTTTAAACAGTGATGTTTAAAGGCTTTTGACTTTTAAAGTTTCTTTTGAAACTTCTACTGGCGGAGAAAGAGGGATTCGAACCCCCGGACCTGTTACAGTCAACAGTTTTCAAGACTGCCGCATTCGACCGCTCTGCCATTTCTCCAATATGTTGCGATCATTTGCTGATTGCGAGTGCAAATATAAGATGCTTTTTCGGTTCTCAAAACTTTTTCAGTGCTTTTTTTTGAGCTATTTTTGAAATAATTTTCAAGTGTCTAATTATCAGTATTTCCGAAAAATAGATTTTTGAAAAATTAGTTCAGGTCGTCCAAAATAGGCACCGGTTTTTTGTTTTCATCCACTGCAACAAACGAAAATGTTCCTGAAACTACGGTTTCGCGAAGTTCGGAATACATTTGCTCCATAAAAATATCGACGTGAATTTTACAACTCGTTCTTCCAACGCTGATCACTTTGGCTACTAATTCGATTAAAGTTCCCGCCGGAATGGCTTTTTTAAAATCGATTTGACCAGTTGAAATCGTTACTACTTTTTTTCTGCTGAATCTTGTCGCACAAATAAAAGCAACTTCGTCCATAACATGAAGCGCTGTTCCTCCAAATAAAGTGTCGTAATGGTTTGTTGTACTCGGGAAAACCGCTTTAAAAATGCGTGTTTCCGATTTTATAATTCTTTCTTCTACTGTTCCCATATATTAATAACTTACGTATTCGGTAATTTCAAGTCCATATCCAATCATTCCCACACGTTTTGTTTGTTCCGTGTTAGAAACCAATCTAATTTTTGAAATGTCGATATCGTGTAAAATTTGAGCGCCAATTCCATAATCTTTACTGTCAATGATTACTTTTGGAGCTTTCATTGTTCCTCCCGCCTGTAAAGTTTTAAGTTCGGCAATTCTGTTCAACAAATTTATAGCCGTCATATCCTGATTAATAAATAACACGGCTCCCTTACCATTTTCATTAATCACTTTAAACATATCGTCTAATTGCTGTTCTGCATTATTAGTTAAGGTACCTAGTAAATCATTGTTTACCTGTGAAGAATTGATTCTGGTTAGAATAGCTTCTCCCAGATTCCAGGTTCCTTTTGTTAAGGCAATATGAATTTGTTTGTTGGTGGTTTGCTCGTATGCTCTTAATCTGAAAGTTCCAAAACGAGTCTCAATATCAAAATCCTCTTTTTTTACAATCAGACTGTCGTGTTGCATTCTGTAAGCTACCAGATCTTCAATCGAAACTAATTTTAAATTGAATTTTTTAGCCACTTTTGCCAATTCAGGCAAACGAGACATCGTACCGTCTTCATTCAAAATTTCGCAAATAACGCCAGCGGGTTTAAATCCTGCTAATCGGGCAAAATCTATAGCGGCTTCGGTGTGTCCGGTTC
This window encodes:
- a CDS encoding acyl-CoA thioesterase; the encoded protein is MGTVEERIIKSETRIFKAVFPSTTNHYDTLFGGTALHVMDEVAFICATRFSRKKVVTISTGQIDFKKAIPAGTLIELVAKVISVGRTSCKIHVDIFMEQMYSELRETVVSGTFSFVAVDENKKPVPILDDLN
- the ribB gene encoding 3,4-dihydroxy-2-butanone-4-phosphate synthase, producing the protein MSTTKIQLNTIEEAIEDIRQGKVIIVVDDEDRENEGDFLAAAEKVTPEMINFMATHGRGLICAPLTESRCKELDLRPMVTNNTDHMETAFTVSVDLKGHGVTTGISAADRSKTVIALTDSNVKPHELARPGHIFPLVAKQGGVLRRTGHTEAAIDFARLAGFKPAGVICEILNEDGTMSRLPELAKVAKKFNLKLVSIEDLVAYRMQHDSLIVKKEDFDIETRFGTFRLRAYEQTTNKQIHIALTKGTWNLGEAILTRINSSQVNNDLLGTLTNNAEQQLDDMFKVINENGKGAVLFINQDMTAINLLNRIAELKTLQAGGTMKAPKVIIDSKDYGIGAQILHDIDISKIRLVSNTEQTKRVGMIGYGLEITEYVSY